The Fundulus heteroclitus isolate FHET01 unplaced genomic scaffold, MU-UCD_Fhet_4.1 scaffold_355, whole genome shotgun sequence genome window below encodes:
- the LOC105924958 gene encoding uncharacterized protein LOC105924958 encodes MSDNSPIHQGPPAVYQLKPKKEMIGTLTRVTVGEKDQMKLNKTILLVGETGTGKSTLINALFNYAVGVKFEDEVWFQIVEDEKRSETESQTSDVTVYEIFGFEDQTLPFSLTIIDTPGYGDTRGKEKDKLVSQRLRQLFQSEDGVHELHAVGMVMKATDNRLSDRLKYIYDSVMSLFGKGLERNIVALVTHSDGETPENVLQALKAADIKCSKDEKNQPVHFVFNNKQNKQRNTSKRDQLALKLSWDFTNEEMDRLKDFLKKIKPQPLMKTVEVMNKRDNLIACIENLQERIKKTELNKKELTEFTKKYEENEEKMKNNKDFTYYETVSYKDKQKVKSGWHGIYNEGTVICNNCEENCHVRCTNAWTVADCKVFQWCSCTVCTNKCTLSAHSKVDWKYVTKTKMVLKTKEDMKARYNMYKEKCEEKSGPLDVLKSEMTRLTTELSMLLDEAYDLIVKLEQIALKADSMITIDDLSLLIEKMNEKGDEEKVKVLERLNIRRK; translated from the coding sequence ATGTCAGACAACAGTCCGATCCATCAAGGACCTCCTGCAGTCTACCAGCTGAAGCCAAAGAAAGAGATGATAGGAACTCTGACCAGAGTGACGGTTGGTGAAAAAGATCAGATGAAGCTGAATAAAACCATCTTACTGGTTGGTGAAACAGGGACAGGAAAGTCcactctgatcaatgctctgtTCAACTATGCTGTGGGAGTGAAGTTTGAGGATGAAGTCTGGTTTCAGATTGTAGAAGATGAGAAAAGAAGTGAGACAGAAAGTCAGACATCAGATGTGACTGTGTACGAGATCTTTGGGTTTGAAGATCAAACTCTGCCGTTCTCTCTGACCATCATCGACACACCTGGATATGGAGACACCAGAGGTAAAGAAAAAGATAAGTTGGTCAGTCAAAGATTGCGTCAATTGTTTCAATCAGAAGATGGAGTTCATGAACTTCATGCAGTCGGTATGGTGATGAAAGCGACTGATAACCGTCTGAGTGACCGTCTGAAGTATATCTATGATTCAGTGATGTCTCTGTTTGGAAAAGGCCTGGAGAGAAACATTGTCGCTCTGGTCACACACTCTGATGGAGAAACACctgaaaatgttcttcaggcTCTGAAAGCAGCAGATATTAAATGTTCCAAAGATGAGAAGAATCAGCCTGTTCACTTTGTGtttaataacaaacaaaacaaacagagaaacaCGTCAAAGCGAGATCAGCTCGCTTTGAAGTTGTCCTGGGACTTTACAAATGAAGAAATGGATCGTTTGAAAGACTTCCTGAAAAAGATAAAACCTCAGCCACTGATGAAAACTGTGGAGGTTATGAATAAACGGGATAATCTAATCGCCTGCATCGAGAACCTGCAGGAAAGAATCAAGAAGACTGAGCTGAATAAGAAAGAACTTACAGAGTTTACAAAAAAGTATgaggaaaatgaagaaaagatgaAGAATAACAAGGATTTCACCTATTATGAAACTGTGTCctacaaagacaaacaaaaagtcaaGAGTGGATGGCATGGGATCTATAACGAAGGAACCGTCATCTGTAATAACTGTGAGGAGAACTGTCATGTTAGATGCACAAACGCCTGGACTGTAGCAGATTGTAAGGTCTTCCAATGGTGTTCCTGCACAGTTTGTACCAACAAGTGCACTCTATCTGCTCATTCTAAAGTAGACTGGAAATATGTGACAAAGACCAAAATGGTTCTGAAGACCAAGGAGGACATGAAGGCAAGATATAATATGTATAAAGAAAAGTGTGAGGAAAAATCAGGTCCTTTGGATGTCCTTAAATCTGAAATGACCAGACTGACAACAGAGCTGTCGATGCTGCTGGATGAGGCCTACGATCTCATTGTCAAACTGGAGCAGATCGCCTTGAAAGCTGACTCAATGATCACTATTGACGACCTGAGCCTCCTGATTGAGAAGATGAATGAAAAGGGTGATGAAGAAAAGGTCAAAGTCCTGGAGAGGCTGAATATCAGAAGAAAATAA